One window of the Eucalyptus grandis isolate ANBG69807.140 chromosome 8, ASM1654582v1, whole genome shotgun sequence genome contains the following:
- the LOC120286090 gene encoding amino acid permease 4-like yields MGENAATNNDHNHQHRRHQIGDMSIEMLPPCVSRRSDDEGSRKRTGNVWTASANIIVVMVGTGVLSLAWDIAQLGWIAGPAVILFFSLVGYYTSCFLSDCYRTGDPDNGHRNSTYVDSVHSILGGAKVKACGFLQYITLFGNAISCIVEASLCMMAIKYMNCSHESNWENRCYILSNPYMIIIAVTEILLSQIPDFDQIRWISVVAAVMFVTYSLIGLGLGIAQVVDTGSFKGSFRVISVGDGTETQKVWRILRAVRGIANAYSFSQILIETQDTIGSPPSEAKTMKKAISRSTAVMTTIYMLCGCIGYAAFGEATPINFLMELAFYKPFWLLDISNAAMVINLVGAYQVNSQPIFAFVEKWADQRWRGSELIAKEIKIPVPGLGQYNMNLFRLVWRTVFVILTTVISMLVPFVFNEVVDIISLGFWPLMVYFPVEMYIRQKSIDRWSRKWVYLQMLSMTCLVISIMATVGSIPQLKDDLKANRPFGMSY; encoded by the exons ATGGGTGAGAATGCTGCCACCAATAACGACCATAACCACCAGCACCGCCGCCACCAAATTGGTGACATGTCCATTGAAATGCTGCCTCCGTGTGTCTCCAGACGCTCTGACGACGAAGGCAGCCGCAAAAGAACCG GGAACGTATGGACGGCCAGTGCAAACATAATAGTAGTGATGGTAGGAACAGGAGTGCTTTCGCTGGCATGGGACATTGCTCAGCTGGGTTGGATTGCGGGCCCTGCTGTGATCCTATTCTTCTCCCTTGTGGGCTACTACACCTCTTGCTTCCTCTCTGATTGTTACCGCACCGGCGACCCTGACAATGGTCATCGTAACTCCACCTATGTGGACTCCGTTCACTCGATTCTTG GTGGAGCCAAAGTAAAAGCATGTGGTTTTCTTCAATATATAACCCTATTCGGAAACGCCATTAGCTGTATCGTCGAAGCATCTCTCTGCATGAT GGcaataaaatatatgaattgCTCCCACGAGAGTAACTGGGAGAACCGGTGCTACATTTTAAGCAATCCATATATGATCATCATCGCCGTCACAGAGATTCTGCTGTCCCAGATTCCAGATTTCGATCAAATACGGTGGATTTCTGTTGTGGCTGCTGTCATGTTCGTCACTTACTCTTTAATTGGTCTTGGCCTAGGAATTGCCCAAGTTGTAG ATACTGGAAGTTTCAAGGGTAGTTTTAGAGTAATAAGCGTTGGAGATGGGACTGAAACCCAAAAGGTATGGAGGATCCTCCGAGCTGTTAGAGGTATCGCAAATGCGTACTCATTTTCTCAGATCCTCATTGAAACTCAG GACACCATCGGATCTCCGCCATCAGAAGCAAAGACCATGAAGAAGGCCATTTCTCGGAGCACCGCAGTGATGACGACTATCTACATGCTATGTGGCTGCATTGGGTATGCTGCTTTCGGAGAGGCCACTCCAATAAATTTTCTGATGGAATTGGCTTTTTACAAGCCATTCTGGCTTCTCGATATTTCCAACGCTGCTATGGTGATCAATCTCGTTGGAGCTTACCAAGTAAACAGCCAGCCGATATTTGCCTTCGTCGAAAAATGGGCCGATCAGAGATGGCGTGGTAGTGAGCTCATCGCTAAAGAGATAAAGATCCCGGTACCGGGCTTGGGCCAATACAACATGAATCTCTTTAGGCTTGTTTGGAGGACGGTTTTCGTGATCCTGACCACTGTGATATCGATGCTAGTGCCGTTCGTCTTCAACGAAGTTGTGGATATCATCAGCTTGGGATTTTGGCCTTTAATGGTCTATTTTCCCGTCGAGATGTATATTAGACAGAAATCAATTGACAGATGGAGCCGTAAATGGGTATACCTGCAAATGCTGAGCATGACCTGTCTTGTGATATCGATCATGGCAACTGTGGGTTCGATCCCCCAACTTAAGGACGACCTTAAGGCTAATCGGCCATTCGGGATGAGCTACTAA
- the LOC108958099 gene encoding nucleolar protein 3-like, producing the protein MHNHPEGPKYILIKSTVWVDVSKLDKVPHEYRSWYHHYHDGRREGPMPKSDVPLYVLEEMYREGTTNPKDGLVVNVKDPKLGDPESPLYSNVDSSWSIEERVVINSEDDPEEEPDEENDPEGEPEEDSEDDSEEDPEDDPKYDPDED; encoded by the coding sequence ATGCATAACCATCCCGAAGGACCGAAGTACATATTGATCAAGTCCACTGTCTGGGTTGATGTGAGTAAACTTGATAAGGTGCCCCACGAGTATCGGTCGTGGTACCATCACTACCATGATGGGCGAAGAGAGGGTCCCATGCCAAAAAGTGATGTGCCTTTATATGTGTTGGAAGAGATGTACAGAGAAGGGACGACAAATCCTAAGGATGGATTGGTAGTAAATGTAAAGGATCCCAAGCTCGGCGATCCAGAGTCTCCATTATACTCCAACGTGGATTCCAGCTGGAGCATCGAAGAACGAGTGGTCATTAATTCAGAGGATGATCCAGAGGAGGAACCTGATGAGGAGAATGATCCAGAGGGGGAGCCTGAAGAGGACTCAGAGGATGATTCAGAGGAGGATCCCGAGGACGATCCAAagtatgacccggatgaggactaa
- the LOC120286585 gene encoding uncharacterized protein LOC120286585 codes for MLPQGDSGSQSKPALSTNFYSGTLKMVDNAATESNQNHHHLVGDISSDMLPQSDSGSQSKHTLSTDFDSGTLRMVDNAAIENNKNHHHQAGDISSEILPQSDSGSHSKHTLSIDSDLGTLKMVDNAAIENNQEDHHQAGDISSEMLPQSDFGSQSKHTLSIDSDSVSINQTFK; via the exons ATGCTTCCACAGGGTGACTCCGGATCTCAGAGTAAACCCGCACTTTCCACTAATTTTTATTCG GGGACATTAAAGATGGTTGACAACGCTGCCACCGAGAGCAACCAAAACCACCACCACCTAGTTGGTGACATCTCCAGTGACATGCTTCCTCAAAGTGACTCCGGATCTCAGAGTAAACACACACTTTCCACTGATTTTGATTCG GGGACATTAAGGATGGTTGACAATGCTGCCATCGAGAACAACaaaaaccaccaccaccaagcTGGTGACATCTCCAGTGAAATACTTCCTCAGAGTGACTCTGGATCTCACAGTAAACACACACTTTCCATTGATTCTGATTTG GGGACATTAAAGATGGTTGACAATGCTGCCATCGAGAACAACCAAGAGGACCACCACCAAGCTGGTGACATCTCCAGTGAAATGCTTCCTCAGAGTGACTTTGGATCTCAGAGTAAACACACACTTTCCATTGATTCGGATTCGGTGAGTATTAATCAAACTTTCAAGTAG